From the Brevibacillus choshinensis genome, one window contains:
- a CDS encoding amidase: protein MDLSQYSVYDGIGLAELVRQKEVTPKELKNAALEGIAKVNPQLNAIVSVLSEKSDEQIDAGLPDGPFRGVPFLIKEIVLHAAGVPFSMGSRLAKGAVFPYDTELMARFRKAGLVTVGTTTTPEFAYNATTESVLHGPTHNPWNLRHSSGGSSGGSGAAVAAGVVPFAHANDGGGSIRIPASCNGLVGLKPTRGRVPTGPDYSEPLNGLGIEFALTRTVRDAAALLDAVAGPDTGCYAWAQPPKRPFFDEISHPPRRLRIAWTSKPPSGVAVDQECLDSLHATVRLCEEVGHELVEASPVIDSEQHMLATLRIWAANVTSWIDGIAQATGQTPSEANVEAANLSTYRYGRNITATELLDALAIQNIVSRAVGSFFTEYDVLLSPTTARPPLPLGELNANASGLGAKEWTEQIFTYAPFTNLFNTTGQPAISLPLGWSRDGLPIGMQFAGRYADEATLLQLASQLEHACPWKERRPAFHVAAERLPIL from the coding sequence GTGGATTTGTCCCAATATTCAGTTTACGATGGAATTGGTTTGGCTGAGCTGGTCAGGCAAAAGGAAGTCACTCCAAAGGAACTGAAAAATGCCGCATTGGAAGGAATCGCAAAGGTAAATCCACAGCTGAATGCGATCGTTAGTGTCTTATCCGAAAAATCGGATGAGCAAATCGATGCGGGCCTTCCGGATGGGCCGTTCCGTGGTGTTCCCTTCCTCATTAAGGAGATCGTACTGCATGCAGCTGGTGTACCATTCAGCATGGGCAGCCGATTGGCAAAAGGGGCCGTCTTTCCGTACGACACCGAATTGATGGCACGGTTCCGCAAGGCTGGTCTAGTCACAGTTGGCACGACGACCACACCGGAATTCGCATACAACGCCACGACCGAATCCGTTCTGCACGGACCGACCCATAACCCGTGGAATCTGAGGCACAGTTCAGGCGGGTCAAGCGGAGGATCGGGAGCTGCTGTCGCAGCGGGGGTCGTCCCGTTTGCCCATGCGAATGATGGGGGAGGTTCCATCCGCATCCCGGCTTCCTGCAACGGACTGGTCGGGTTGAAGCCAACTCGTGGACGTGTGCCGACGGGTCCTGACTACAGCGAGCCGTTAAATGGTCTCGGTATTGAATTTGCTTTAACGCGCACGGTCCGTGATGCTGCTGCGCTGCTCGATGCAGTAGCGGGACCGGATACTGGCTGCTACGCATGGGCCCAACCGCCGAAAAGGCCGTTTTTCGATGAGATTTCCCACCCGCCTCGCCGGTTGCGTATCGCGTGGACATCAAAGCCGCCTTCTGGAGTTGCTGTAGATCAGGAGTGTCTGGATAGCTTGCATGCAACTGTCCGGCTTTGCGAGGAGGTCGGGCATGAACTGGTCGAAGCTTCGCCGGTCATCGACAGTGAACAGCATATGCTTGCAACCCTCCGCATCTGGGCAGCCAACGTCACATCCTGGATCGATGGAATCGCCCAAGCGACGGGGCAAACACCATCAGAAGCTAATGTGGAAGCAGCGAATCTGTCCACCTATCGGTACGGACGGAACATAACCGCTACGGAGCTGCTGGATGCCCTCGCCATTCAGAATATCGTTTCCCGAGCGGTTGGCAGCTTTTTTACGGAGTACGACGTTCTTTTGTCCCCGACGACGGCAAGGCCGCCTCTGCCTTTGGGAGAGCTGAATGCAAACGCCAGCGGGCTTGGCGCCAAAGAATGGACAGAGCAGATTTTCACCTATGCGCCCTTTACGAATTTGTTCAATACGACGGGCCAGCCTGCCATTTCATTGCCGCTTGGCTGGAGCAGAGACGGACTTCCGATCGGCATGCAATTTGCCGGGCGCTATGCCGATGAGGCGACGCTTTTGCAGTTGGCTTCCCAGCTGGAGCATGCCTGCCCGTGGAAGGAACGGCGTCCTGCTTTTCACGTCGCGGCTGAGCGATTGCCCATTTTATAG
- the plsY gene encoding glycerol-3-phosphate 1-O-acyltransferase PlsY: MIDILKLFAALALGYLLGSLNTAVIVGKIYGKDIRSHGSKSAGLTNTLRVLGKSAAVLVLAGDILKGIIACFIGLFLGVYFYSGEAKDCVSLLAAGAGAVIGHNWPVYFGFKGGKGALTAVAVLFMVDWVMALLCLGFFVIIVALTRYVSLGTICATMLFAAISFIPVFGNTLYFYIFACLMAFMVIFRHMENIQKLLSGTENKLIF, translated from the coding sequence ATGATTGATATTTTAAAGCTTTTTGCGGCCTTAGCTTTGGGCTACCTTTTAGGCAGCCTTAATACAGCGGTGATTGTAGGGAAAATATACGGCAAGGACATAAGAAGCCATGGAAGCAAAAGCGCCGGGCTTACCAATACTCTGAGGGTACTTGGGAAATCTGCTGCGGTGCTTGTTCTTGCGGGTGATATATTAAAAGGGATAATTGCCTGTTTTATAGGCTTGTTCCTTGGCGTTTACTTTTATTCGGGAGAGGCTAAAGATTGCGTAAGCCTTTTAGCGGCAGGCGCAGGAGCGGTTATAGGGCATAACTGGCCGGTATATTTTGGGTTTAAAGGGGGCAAGGGAGCACTTACAGCAGTGGCTGTGCTGTTTATGGTTGACTGGGTTATGGCTCTTTTATGCCTTGGCTTTTTTGTGATAATAGTAGCTTTAACCCGTTATGTTTCTTTAGGCACAATATGTGCTACAATGCTTTTTGCGGCTATTTCATTTATTCCTGTTTTTGGGAATACCTTATATTTTTATATATTTGCGTGCCTAATGGCGTTTATGGTTATTTTCAGGCATATGGAAAATATACAAAAGCTGCTTTCAGGAACAGAAAATAAACTTATTTTTTGA